The genome window CCGAAAATAACATCACTACCATCACTATCAACCGCCCTAATAAGCTCAACGCACTCAACAAAGCGACGATTGAGGAATTGAGCGAGGCGATATCTACTGCCGAAGAAGATGCAGATACCAGAGTGATTATTCTAACAGGAAGTGGAGAAAAAGCATTTGTAGCTGGAGCAGACATCTCAGAATTTGCTGATTTCTCTCCAGAAGAAGGAAAAAGACTGGCTGGAAAAGGACAAGAATCGCTTTTTGATGCAATAGAAAATTGCTCTACTCCGGTGATTGCAGCCATTAATGGTTTTGCATTAGGCGGTGGTCTTGAGCTTGCTATGGCAGCACATTTTAGAGTGGCAAGCGACAATGCAAAACTAGGACTTCCTGAAGTTTCTTTAGGTGTGATTCCTGGTTATGGTGGTACACAACGTTTACCGCAACTGGTGGGCAAAGGTCGCGCTATGGAAATGATCATGACCGCAGGAATGATAGATGCTGCAACGGCACATTCTTACGGACTCGTGAATCATGTGGTAACGCTAGAAGAGCTGATACCAACTTGTGAAAAATTAGCCTCTAAGATCATGAGAAATAGTCCAATGGCCATAAGTGCAGCAATAGATGCGG of Nonlabens sp. Ci31 contains these proteins:
- a CDS encoding enoyl-CoA hydratase/isomerase family protein, translated to MNTILVTTENNITTITINRPNKLNALNKATIEELSEAISTAEEDADTRVIILTGSGEKAFVAGADISEFADFSPEEGKRLAGKGQESLFDAIENCSTPVIAAINGFALGGGLELAMAAHFRVASDNAKLGLPEVSLGVIPGYGGTQRLPQLVGKGRAMEMIMTAGMIDAATAHSYGLVNHVVTLEELIPTCEKLASKIMRNSPMAISAAIDAVNAGFIDGTDGYQVEIDNFGSCFGTDQFVEGTTAFLEKRKAEF